The following proteins come from a genomic window of Lolium rigidum isolate FL_2022 chromosome 5, APGP_CSIRO_Lrig_0.1, whole genome shotgun sequence:
- the LOC124654875 gene encoding DNA-binding protein MNB1B-like, with protein MKTCKQTASMVAAATDEAHSKSAAKSDAIQSRKGKKAKGKLAVKSNGTEKPKTHAVSDVTRGFAVMSVAEEIPELEVLALYSYQNAFWMNNYPGVYDRPSVDAIRKEADKNWKFFNDSDKAPYIAKARVNRIIIARVNEFKKTLKLTRLMTNKMMNLKM; from the exons ATCGATGGTAGCCGCCGCCACGGACGAGGCCCACAGCAA GTCGGCAGCGAAGAGCGATGCAATCCAATCGAGGAAGGGGAAGAAGGCCAAGGGCAA GTTGGCCGTGAAGAGCAATGGAACGGAGAAGCCCAAGACCCATGCCGTTTCCGATGTTACACGCGGGTTCGCGGTGATGAGCGTTGCAGAGGAAATTCCAGAGCTTGAAGTGCTCGCCCTGTACTCCTACCA GAACGCCTTCTGGATGAACAACTACCCTGGCGTCTATGACAGGCCGTCTGTAGATGCC ATTCGTAAGGAAGCCGATAAAAACTGGAAATTCTTTAATGATTCG GACAAGGCCCCTTATATAGCAAAGGCACGTGTGAACAGAATAATCATCGCCAGGGTCAACGAGTTCAAGAAG ACACTGAAGTTGACGCGCCTGATGACAAACAAGATGATGAATCTGAAAATGTGA